The DNA window ATCAACCATTTATATTTCAGTTTAGAGAGGATTCAATGAGAACATTTGTGGTAGTGCCGGCCTACAACGAAGAAAAAACCATTGAAAAGGTTTTACACGATCTTTCAATAATGGGTTTTGAATTTGTTGTGGTGGATGATGGTTCAATGGATGGAACCAACAACATAGTAAAAAAATTTATTGAAGAAAATAATCATGGATTCATTTGTAGACATCTTCTAAACAGAGGATTGGGTGCAGCAATCAAAACAGGCATAGAAGCATCTCTTGAAGAGAATGCAGATGTTATAGTAACATTTGATGCTGATGGACAGCATGATCCCAATGATATCTACACCGTTATAAATCCGATCATCCATCAAGAGGCAGATGTCTGTATTGGAACCAGAGATTTTGATGACATGCCCAGAAGTAAAAAATATGGAAATTCCGTAATGAACCTCATCACAATGATATTCTACGGTATAAAAGTTGGGGACTCCCAATCAGGATTAAGGGCATTTAACAAGAAGGCTGCAAAAGCCATTATCATTAATTCCAGGGATTATGGAGTTTCCTCTGAAATCATAGGCGAAATTAAAAGGCAAAACCTAGAGCTTAAGGAAGTACCAATGAAAACTATTTACACAGACTACACCATGAAGAAGGGTACCAACCTGTTTGAGGGTTTGAAAATACTTTCAAAGCTCATTTTCAAACTGTTTAAATAAAAAATTATAACTTTCAAATTCAAATTAACAAATCACATCTTTTATAGAAAAAAAATTTAGGATTAAACACTAATAAATCAAATGAAAGCACGGAATTTAATATAAAAAATTTTTTGGGACAAAAACAATGTTGATGATATACCAAGTAATAGCAATTATCCTGGGAATTTTGGCGATAGTACTCAGCATATTACGATTCAGAGACGGTAAAATGTCTCTTGGAATGATGTTTGTTTGGATACTCATATGGTTGGGAGTCATCTTTATAGCCATTGATCCAAACTCAACCAACTTCCTTGCTGTTTACACGGGAATAGGAAGAGGTTTGGACTTTGTTCTTATAATTGGACTGCTTCTATGTTTCTACCTGATCTTCAAGATGTACAACAAAATAGAAACAGTAGAGGAAGAACTCACTGATCTGGTACGTGAACTTGCACTGGCAAGGAAGATGGGAGAAGATACCAAAAAACAGGACAAAACAAAATCTTCTTCGGATCAAATATAACTATATCTTCTAAAAAAGCCACGGGAAGTTGATATCCTTTAATTTTTACCCTTAAAATAGTTAAATTTAATTAAATTGACTCTGGACGCGATTAAATGAGAATCGGATATTTTGTGGGACATTTCCCATACCCAAACTTAGTAAACACTCCGGATTATATAAATAAATATGCACATGGTGGCACTGAAATTGCGGCCTACAACTTGGCAGTTAACATGGCTAACAGAGGTAACATGGTTGATGTTTTTACAACATCCATAGATTCTAAAAACAGTATAGAACTCTACCCAAACATGAAGGTTCATCGCCATGGCACCAGTTTAAAAATAGCTAGTGCCAACCCTTCCATCAAACTTATATACAACCCATTAAATTATGATATGGACATTGTACATGCACATTCGCCCATACCCTACTCTGATCTTCCAGCACTCCTCTATGCAAAACGTAAAAAGCTTCCATTTGTTTTGACATACCAGTTTGATGGTGTTGAAACTGGTGGAAGTTTCGCAAGAAATGCGGGGGTTTCACTCTACAACAAACTGTTCATACACAGGGTTCTCAAATCTGCAGATACTATAATCGCAACTACCAAGTCATATGCAAAAGAATCTCCATTTCTAAGGAGATATCTCGATAAAATCGTTGTTATACCCAATGGAATTAATATTGAAGAGGTCACAACCCCAGTAACAAGGGAAAAATCTAGGGAAATTTTGGGCCTTCCCCAAGATTCAGAAATCATACTATTTTTCGGAAGCCTAGTTGAGTACAAAGGACCAGACATCCTTTTAAAAGCATTTAAATTAGTTAAAAATGTTTTTCCAACTGCAAAACTAATATTTGCTGGACGTGGACACATGGATAACGAGCTTAAGGAAACTGCTAAACAGATGAAAATTTATGATGATGTTATATTCACAGGATTTGTGGAAGATGATGAAAAACCACTCTACTACAAGGCAGCGGACATATTTTGTTTACCATCTACAACCCTTGCAGAATCATTTGGAATAGTTAACCTTGAAGCAATGGCTGCAGGATTACCTATAGTATCGTCAGATCTAGGGGGAATTCCAGACATAGTTAAAAACGGTGTTAACGGACTTTTAGCCAAACCCTACGATTTTGAAACTGTTGCCAAACACCTCACAAAACTACTTAAAAATGGAGAAATGAGGGAAGAAATGGGACAAAATGGATTGAAAATGGTAAATAATTACACTTGGGATGAAGTAACAACAAAAACAGAAAAACTTTACAATAAACTCATTGAAAATCATTAAAATCCATTTATAACAAAAAATATAACTGTCAAACCATTTAAAATGGATGGCCTTCATGATAATATTTATTAAAATTCTAAACTAACTGGAGACAAAGTTTTTATGCTGGAAATAGATTACATCAACGGTCCAAAATCAGATAAAATGTTTGGAATGTACAAGTATCAGATGGAAATAAGAAAAAGACTTGATGTAATTTTAAATGTCATAGAATATGAATCCATAATGCAAAACCTTGAAAAACGATTAACACCCCCAAACAACACAGATGCTAAAGCCCAAAAAAAATCCGATGAAAACTCAAAGGACTCAGGGATCAAAAATTTTCTTTTTAACCAGGCAAGAAAATCAGTACAAGAAATTGACAGATACAGGTACAGATTAATAGTCAAAAACAGCATCCATCAAGATAATATCAAACATTTAACCAACCAAGAACTTGCATACCTCTTAAATCACATGGATCTTGATAAAACCGTTGTTACATGTTACGATCTAATTCCATGGGTTTATGAGAATGATCATGGTAAGTACTGGAAGAATATTATGACAGGGTTAAGAAAATCAGACCGTATCATAACCATATCAGAATTTTCAAAGATGGAGATAATGAAAGAACTAAACTATCCAGAAGAAAGGATAGAAATAGTTAGTGTTGCTGTTGATCATAAAGTTTACCATCCAAAAAGGGATAAAACCATATTAAAACGATTTAATATTCCGGAAAACCAAAAAACCATTCTCTACGTAGGATCAGAAACTCCTAGAATGAACTTAGATTTTCTTTTAAAATCGCTGTCCAAACTCAAAAAAACATATCCTGATTTTAAATTGATTAAAGTTGGAGATCCACAAAGCTTTGGTGCCAGGGAACATTTTTTAAATACAATTAAAGCAACTGGACTGGAAAAAAACGTGATATTCACGGGTTACGTGGCTGAAGAAGAACTTCCCAAATGGTACAATGCAGCGGATCTGCTGGTTTATCCTTGTTTATATGCAGGATTTGGAGTGCCTCCACTTGAGGCAATGGCATGTGGAACTCCTGTCATAACATCGAACACAAGTTCTCTTCCCGAGGTTGTGGGAAATGCTGGAGTAATGGTTGATCCAAACGATACAGATGCAATGTCAAAATCAATGTTCGAAGTTTTAACCAACGAATCCAGAAAAGAAGAACTGGTTCAAAGGGGTTTGAAACGATCAAAATTGTTCCAATGGGATGAAAGCGCTAATACAACAGGGGAAATTTATAGGGAATTAGATCAGTAAGGGATTGTATGTTCAGGAAACAAATTAATTAGTGGTGCTCTATGGAAATCGATTATATTAATGGTGTTGAATCTTCGAAGATATTTGGTAGATCCAAGTATCAAATGGAGATATTTGGGAGAATCAATGATGTAAATCTTAACATCATTGAATACAAACCTTTAGCAGATATCTTGAAAAAAAGGCTGAATATGACCCCTGAAAGATCAGGTGCAGTAACTGACAATTTTCAAGGAGGAGAACCTGGAAGAGTTTCCAGTTTCCTCTTTAAAACAGCTTTTCGGATGATGGACCGAATGGATCAGTACAGGTACATTCATGAAATTAAGGGGAAGTTAAAGGAAGAAAATATCAAACATATAACAACCCAAGAACTTGCATACGTCTTAAAATCACTGGAAAATTATAAGACAGTGTTAACATGTTTTGATCTTATTCCATGGGTCTATGATAATGACAGATCATATATTTGGAAGGAAAATATGAAGTGGATGCCCACAGCAGACCGTATCATAACCATATCAGAATTTTCAAAGAATGAAATTCTCAAATATTTGGATTATCCCGAAGAAAAAATCGACATAGTATACCCTGCAGTTGATCACAGGCTTTACCAGCCCATTAAAAGTAAGGAAATCTTAAAACAATTCAATATTTCAGACAGAGACAAGGTAGTGCTTTACGTAGGTTCAGAAACACCAAGACAAAATGTTCCTGATTTAATAAGGGCGTTTAACAAACTTAAAAAAGTGATGCCCAATGTTAAGCTTTTAAAAATCGGTGAATCACAAAGTAACGATGCACGTGTGGAACTTTTAAAGTTAATAAAACAGCAGGATCTGGTTGACGATGTGATATTTGCAGGTTACGTAGCAGAACCGGAAATGCCTGAATGGTACAGTGCTGCTGATCTGTTGGTGTACCCATGTGAATATGCAGGTTTTGGTCTTCCACCACTTGAGGCAATGGCATGTGGAACTCCGGTCATAACATCAAACACAACTTCACTTCCCGAGGTTGTTGGAGAAGCTGGGATCATGCTGGATCCACACGACAATGAAAAACTCTCAAAGGAGATGTACAGGGTTTTAAACGACGAAAAACTAGCAGATAATCTAATACAAATGGGATTAGAAAGGGCAAAACTATTTGATTGGGATGAATCAGCCCAACAAACAATGGAAGTTTACAGATCAATGGAAAAGGGCAGGTAATAAAATATGGATATTGGAATTGTTCATCCCGAGTTAATATATCCAAGGGGTGCCGAAAAACAGCTTTGCAAATTAAGCTACCATTTAAATAAAATGGGAAACAACGTCACAATTTACACCTTTGAGAAGAATGACAACTACATATTCGATCCCCTCCTAGAAAATATTGAAATAATCTCTTTAAACAAGAAATGGGCAGTTAACTATCTTTTTGGCTTCAACAACGTTAGATGGAATCAAATGATCAAAAAGTTAGCAAGCAAAATAGGAGATCATGATGTTATAAACGCCCATAACCATCCTGCACAGTGGATATCTAGCTACACAGAAACACCCACAGTTTGGATGTGTAACGAACCATATTACTATGGTGGATCCAAATTAAACAATTACTTCCTTGATAAGGATAGGCAGCTAAGTTCCAATGTGAAGCTTACACTGGCCTTCAACCAGAGAATGAAAGATATCATCAGGGAAATGTATCCCGATAACAAAAAGATGGAATTAACTGGATCCGGCGTGGATCTGGAGAGAAAAATTCAACATGAAAACAATGAATACTTTGATTCAATATTTGTAGGGCCATTATATCCTAGAAAACGACAGCTTGACATTATAAAAGCTTTTGGAAAGATTAAAGATCGTATTCCCAATTCGAGACTTCACTTTGTAGGTGGTGAAGTTGGAATTTTATCAAAAAAATATAAAAGGACACTGATACAAACAGCAGCTGAATATCAGGTTGATATCATGTTCTATGATTCCATATCTGATGAAGAGTTGTACAAACTCTACGATACTGCAGATATCTCAGTATTTGTTCCAGAATATGAACCTTGGGGCATATTTCCATTAGAAACAATTTTAGGGGGAATAACAACCATAATTTCAGATGAATGTGGAGTTAAAGAGGTTCTTCCCGATGATAGTATGGTTGTTGAAACAGGAAATATTGAAGAACTCTCAAATAAAATATTAGATGTTCATGAGAACATGGAACATTACAGAAACTGGACTAAAAAGGCCTCTAAATTAATAGCAGAAGAATATTCCTGGAAGGCCTATGCAAAGAGAATGGAAAATTTCTTTAAAAATGTTATTACAGACTAATAATGGCCTAGACCATCATAAGTAATCAATAATTACTTTATATTTATTTTAATCCTAACTTTACTGGTCACTGTCTTTTTTTATAATTCTTTTAAAAATCTCAAGATCTTCTCTAGAAATTATCCTGGTCACTATCATGAGAACCAAGAATAAAACTACTCCTGCAACTAATGCAATTATCCAGTTAATGTTCAATCTGAGGAAGTAGGTCACTGTTAACACCAACACACTCACAGTTATTGTTTTCAAGAAGTTGTTGACCCATGATATGCTGCTGAAGTATTTTGAGATGTAGATGATCATGAGGCTGAATCCAGTAACTTCTGTAATCACAGTTGCTACCGATGCACCTACGTAACTGTAGTGGGGAATCAGTACCAGATTTAATGCAACATTTATAATTGCATTTATAGCTGTTACAATTAGAAGAATTCTTTGTTTGTTAATTGCACCTAAAATATTTCCAAACAGGTAGGTGATGAAGATCACAGGCACAACAAATATCAAGGCTTGTAAAGCAAAGATGGATGCATCGTAACCTGATCCATAGATAATGTATATTATTTTATCTGCAAATAACAGCACAAACACGAAGAAGAACATTGCAATGGCAAACAAATACTTCACAGACTTCTCATACTCAACCTTCAACAGCTCCCTGTTGGATTCATAGTGCTGAGACATCAAAGGAAATATTGATATTAGGAATACATTTGGTAAAAACATCAAAACAAATATTAGCTTGTAGGCAGCGTTGTAAATTCCAACAGCAGAATTGTTAACCATAATTGAAAGCATAAAAGAATCGATGTAAAAATAGATAACAACCAAAATACTTGAAACTCCAAAGTAAAACGACTCTTGCAACGTTAATTTCCAAAAGCTAAAATCTAATTGGATACTCGGCATGAAAAACCTTTTTGAGAATATGATGAATGTGGCAATTAAAACTAAAAGACTGGAGAAGAAGTACACCGATGACAGTACCACAATATCTAAACCCCTGTAAATAACCAGTAAAATACCTGCAATCATGATAACAGCGTTTAATACGATGGTTAATGAGAGATACTCCATTTTTTCGTACGCTTGGAATATTGAATTGAAAATTCCTGTAAATGCAGTCATTATAACAGACAAAGTAATAATATAAATTACATTAGCAACTGTTTGAGGATAACCCACAATATAAACAAGTAATCCTATAACTCCAAAGGTTAACAACGATAAAAAGAGTTTCATAACTGCAGTGTTTCCAATATACTTATCGGCGAGGGACTTATCACGTGAAACTTCTCTGATTGTGAGTGTTGCAAGTCCAAAATCAGTTAACACTCCAAATATTCCTGTAATAGACAGGGCAAGTGAGAGAATTCCAAACCCTTCCACACCAAGGTACCGGGCTGTGTAAAGTGTGGTGAAAAATCCCAGAAGATAACTCATTAAATTTGCAACTAAAAGGACCGTTGTATTTTTTGCTAAAGTACGTTCTGAACCCATGTTACAACCCAACAAATTTTAAAGCTTTCAATACTATTCTAGGTGCAAATTATAAATATCTTTCAAATTATGCTCTGAAAATCCAAATAAAATAATTACTCTGGGATATATAGGATCCAAACAAATAATTTAATCCCATTGAATTAATTAAGAGGAATAAACATTCACAAAATATATTCAGTGGTTAGTTATAATTAAATCTAAACCCTATTGGTTTTTACATTTATTGAATATTTAATTTAACAACCTCATCAACATTTAGGATTAAAAACTTAAAGCACTTTGTATGATCGTTTAATTATGGATAAGTATTAAATAATTATTTAAGAAAATAAAGTTTTAATCTAGTTTCATTTATTTTAGGATGGTCTATTTGATGATAAAAATTACAGTGGGAATAATAGCTCGTAACGAAGAAAAAAATATTTCAGAAACACTGAAAAAAGTTTTAAACCAGAGCTTGGACTGTTCAAAATATGAAGTACTGGTTGTTGATGGAAATTCCGATGACAAAACTCGTGAAATTGCAGAAAAAATTTTAAAATCCTCCAAAATAAGTTATAAAGTGTTAAACGAACATGATTTTGGTTTTTATGGTCACTGTTTTGCAAGGAATCTGGTGATAGACAACTCAGCAGAAACAGCAGATTATATAGCATACACAGATGCCGATTGTTTGGTTGACAAGAAATGGTTAGAAACACTCTACAGATCCATCTTACAATCTGATGATGATGTTGCAGGGGCAGGAGGCCCACGTTTAATTGCAAAAACTGATAACAAGACTGAAATGATCATCAATTCACTCATAACTTCTTTCATTGCATCTGGAGCTAATCCTGCATTTCACAGTAGGAATATTAAATACGTAAAAAGCATAGCCAACTACAATGCGATCTACAAAAAATCTATTATTTCCAAATTCCGTTATGATAAATCATTAATCATGTCCGATGATAATGAACTCAACTTCAGATTAAGAAAAGCGGGGTATTTGTTTCTAAATGTGCCTGAAGCTAAAATCTGGCATCACGAAACAGGATCTATTAAAGAATTTGCATCAAACATGTTCAAATACGGTGTAAACATCTCAAACACTGTAAAAAAACACCGGTCCATGATAACCATTAACGTACCATTAACAACCCTTTTCATAGCCTACATCATTCTTCTGATTCCGTTGTACTATTTTTTAGGGTTCATAACCTTGATTCCAATGGGGTTGTACATCTTATTTGCGATCCTAGTATTTTTTGAAGTGTTCATGAGAACTAAATCCTTATATTCAGTTTTAGTTTTTATACTTCTGCCTGTAGAACATGTGGCTTATGGTCTTGGAGTTTACTCCAACTTAATTAGGCACTGATTCTGCCTATAAACATATAATTTTTTTCCATTATTTTTATCATGGTACATTATTTTTTTTAGCGATAAACATACCAATAATGTTGAATAACTTTGTTATTAACAAAAAAGTTGGTGGATGATTGAAAAAAATGTTGTACTTCAAGGGTTGTGTTGTAAGGGAGAAACTTCCAGGTGTTGCCCAGGCCACAGAAAAGATTTTAAAAAAGGCAGGTGTTGATTACACTTTGCTTGGCAATGAATCTTGTTGCGGATCATTTCTAATGAGAACAGGGTTTAAAGATGAGGCAGAAGAAGTAATGAAAAACAACCTGCAAGATATTCTGGCAGCTAATGAAAAAACAATACTTGTATCTTGTTCAGGCTGTTACAACACTTTAAAAAATGATTACAAAGCTTTATTTGATGTTGAATTAGATGTGATTCACACATCCGAGCTTGTAAAAGAACTCTTGGTTAAAAACAAGATTCACGTAAATTCAACAGAAAAAACTGTGACCTACCATGATCCATGCCACCTTGGCAGACATTCTGGAATATATGAAGAACCAAGGGATGCCATTAAAGCAAGTGCTGATCTTGTGGAGATGAAACGAAATAGGGAAAGGTCAAGATGCTGTGGTGCGGGATCAGGGGTTAAATCTGCATTTCCAGAACTTGCATTGGAAGTTGGTTGTAGAAGAATTCAGGATGCAGAAGAAGTTGGTGCTGACATTTTAGTTACAACCTGTTCATTTTGTATATTGAACCTTGAAAATGCACTTGAAAAAACTAAAAACCAAGGCGAAAATGGATCTGTGGAGCGTGTAATGGATCTTACAGAACTGATACTCATGGGGATGGAAAAATGAAACAGTCTGAGATCAAGGCAATGAACAGGTCCTTTGGAATACTTGACGGGAGAAAGTCCAATATACTCCACAGCAAACGCACAGAGGAACTTAAAGAACGTGTAAATCAGATAAGGAAATTTTCCATTGATAATATGGAAGAACTGGTTTCAAGGGGAATTGAAAAACTTGAAGAAAATGGTGTGGAAGTTGTGACTGCTGATAAACCAGAAGATGCCCTTGAAGCCATTTACTCAATAGTTCATGATCAAAGTATCGTTGCCAAGTCAAAATCTAACACAGCGGGGGAAATTGGGCTAACTGAATTTTTAGAATTCAAGGGAGTCAGTGTTATTGAAACGGATCTAGGGGACAGAATTGTGCAGTTAGATCCAAATAGCAGACCATCACATCCAATAGGGCCAGCATCACACCTTAGAATGGATGATATAGCGGTTATTTTATCCAATCATTATGGGGTGGATGTTGAACCCGAACCCAGAACAATACTCAACACAGTCAAGGATGATGTTGTTAAGAATATTTCTAAATGTAGTGTAGGAATTACAGGGGCCAATTCTGTTGCTGCAGATGATGGTTCCATAGTAACTGTTCACAACGAGGGAAATATCAGTCTGGTTTCCATGCTTGATACTCATATCATCCTAGTTGGTATTGACAAATTTGTCGAAACAATTGAAGATGCAGTGTCCGTTGTAAAACTTGAAACAATCTATGCCTCTGGTAAAACTGTGCCGGCGTACATGAACATCATTTCGTCCCCGTCAAAAACAGCAGATATAGAACAGATCCTACTAAAGAATATGTATGGATCCCGAAGAGTTGTTGTGGTTCTTTTGGACAATGGCCGGAGAAAAGCTGTTGAAGAGGGTGGGGAATGTTTGTTATGCATTGGATGTGGAAGTTGTATTGTAACGTGTCCAATATACAACGTAGTTGGGAATGATTTTGGTTACAGAAGACATCTTGGTGGTAGGGGTGTTGTATTAAGCAGCTTCATAGATGATGAAAAAACATGCAAAGATTCAGGGCTTTATCTCTGTACAATGTGTGGTCAATGTACATATGAATGTCCTGTAGGGGTGAAAACCAGTGAACTCATTAAAAAATTAAGGAACGATGCCGTAATTATGGGTCTTGCATGTGATGAGCACAGAATTATTAGGGAGAACATTAAAAAAAAGGGGTCGCCATTTTAAGTCGTAATGCAAATTTATAATATTCGACACAATGGTACCACCCACGTTGTAAAAAAACAAAATTCAAGGTTAACCAATTCTTTCTTATCTTTTTTTAAATTGAAATTCAGGGTTATAAATACATTTTCAAAGTAATTTTCGTGCCAAATATCACAAAAACTATTAGCTTCCAAGAACATAACATAAACTGAGTTCTGTTAATATGGGGATGATCTCATTGATTGATGAAGATCTTGACGAAGATGTGGATGAAACAATTCAGCATTACGCCCGCAAGAAAAGGGAAACTTCCAAAAATAAAGTATTTATGCCTGCAATAGTCATTATAATCATCTTAGTGGTATTGATAGTTTATTTCATAGTCTAAATATGTGAATTATTTACTCATATCCTAATTTTTCATTTTGAAATCAAAATAATTAATATAAATAGTATCAATCGAGTGCATCGTTGCTCACTTGTTTGATCTTATATTTACATGATAAATTATCTTATTTGGTCTATTATTATGATAATCTTTATATAATCATTAAAAGATTGCTTTTAATGGGGTTTAAATTAGTAGAAAGATTTAATATTAATGAATTAGAAGAAAAACCAGAATTTAACCTATAATAAATATTATAAAAGAAAGATCTTAAGGAAATTAGATCAATGAATATGTTAACTTAAATCAACTTTAGAAAGGTTAATTTATAGATAAATATGAATTCGAAGATGTTATAACCGGTTTAGGCGTCACGAAACGTGGAACCCTTTGCATATTGAAAGGATTCAGGAGAATCAATGAATATTCGAATTATAAAAAAGTTAGGAGAATTATGATGAATACTCATCAAAATTCATAGATTTATTGTTCTAGGTTCATCCTTCATACTATACATTGTTGCTTCAGCATCTTCAACATAAAAAACCTCAAAGTCCTCGGTTGTATATATTTTAGCAAGACCGGGCATAACTTCAAATGCTTTAGCTTTTGCATCAGTACTAGAATCAAAAACTGCTTTGCCTTGCAATCTTATCCATCGCATATCTTTTGACAAGGTACAAGCTTCAAAATAAGGATTAGACTTTAACTGATTGTATACGTTCTTTTTATTAGATGTGCAAAAATAGATTCGCTTTTGGTACTCCATAGTAAATCCGAATGGACGTACTCGGGGTTTATCTCCATCAATAGTTGCAATGTAAAATACTCCAGCGTCCTTAATAAATTTTACTATCTCATTCATCTTTTCAACTCCAATCATATAGTTTTCTATACCATAAATCTAATAATATATATAGTTTAACTTATATTTTGAACTTTAACTAACTTCAAGTTATTTATAATATAAGGAAAGCATCATGATCACAAATTAGATTTAAACTACATAGCAGATTAATATTAAAAATTTATCCTTTAAATGAGCGTTTAAATCCGTTAATTACATCCTTTGCAGATTGTATTAGGGGATGTTTCACTTTGATTGGTGTTTTCATTTTATCCAACCTTTCTATTCTGAAGTAGAGTGGTGGGTGTGGATCCCATGCTAACCATCTAAGGATATTTGATGATGATCTTTCCATTTGTAACCTGTTAAATCCTATTTTTCGAAGAGATTCAGCAAGTACTTCTGGTTGGCCTATATTCATGGCAGATACAAGATCTGCACGTGTTTCAAAGAACTTAGCAACGAAGAATATGGCCGCCATAACCACAATGATGTAAATAATTGGATTCAAAATTACCAGTGGGAAGAAAAGGGTGAACCTCAAAATAAATTCAATTGAAATGATGGAAAACAACACAACAGGGTCATGACCCTTTAAATGACCCATTTCATGACCGAGCACACTTAATATTTCATCTTCTTCAAGTTCAACCAACAAACCTGTGGTT is part of the Methanobacterium lacus genome and encodes:
- a CDS encoding (Fe-S)-binding protein encodes the protein MLYFKGCVVREKLPGVAQATEKILKKAGVDYTLLGNESCCGSFLMRTGFKDEAEEVMKNNLQDILAANEKTILVSCSGCYNTLKNDYKALFDVELDVIHTSELVKELLVKNKIHVNSTEKTVTYHDPCHLGRHSGIYEEPRDAIKASADLVEMKRNRERSRCCGAGSGVKSAFPELALEVGCRRIQDAEEVGADILVTTCSFCILNLENALEKTKNQGENGSVERVMDLTELILMGMEK
- a CDS encoding pyridoxamine 5'-phosphate oxidase family protein; the encoded protein is MNEIVKFIKDAGVFYIATIDGDKPRVRPFGFTMEYQKRIYFCTSNKKNVYNQLKSNPYFEACTLSKDMRWIRLQGKAVFDSSTDAKAKAFEVMPGLAKIYTTEDFEVFYVEDAEATMYSMKDEPRTINL
- a CDS encoding LUD domain-containing protein, which gives rise to MKQSEIKAMNRSFGILDGRKSNILHSKRTEELKERVNQIRKFSIDNMEELVSRGIEKLEENGVEVVTADKPEDALEAIYSIVHDQSIVAKSKSNTAGEIGLTEFLEFKGVSVIETDLGDRIVQLDPNSRPSHPIGPASHLRMDDIAVILSNHYGVDVEPEPRTILNTVKDDVVKNISKCSVGITGANSVAADDGSIVTVHNEGNISLVSMLDTHIILVGIDKFVETIEDAVSVVKLETIYASGKTVPAYMNIISSPSKTADIEQILLKNMYGSRRVVVVLLDNGRRKAVEEGGECLLCIGCGSCIVTCPIYNVVGNDFGYRRHLGGRGVVLSSFIDDEKTCKDSGLYLCTMCGQCTYECPVGVKTSELIKKLRNDAVIMGLACDEHRIIRENIKKKGSPF